In [Leptolyngbya] sp. PCC 7376, a genomic segment contains:
- a CDS encoding FGGY-family carbohydrate kinase, which translates to MTYFLGIDFGTSGARAIAIDADQKISQTIALPLEKQNPVAWQKTLFQLLQSLKKDVAQNLAAIAINGTSSTVLLCDTDGQPVSEALLYNDNRGRSQLEKLSKLAPPEHLVQSATLSLAKLLWFDEKVFTKTAQYFLHQADWLGAILHGRWGLSDEHNALKLGFDVQKLCYPGWLENHPLFPMLPRVLTPGETVAEILPAIATQFDINPHCQICVGTTDSIAAFIASGASKVGEAVTSLGSTLVLKLLSDHPVNEKASGVYSHRFGNLWLTGGASNTGGAVLKHFFEQDDLIRLSREIDPSSSTNLEYYPLLKPGERFPINDPQLEPCLTPRPQGDRQFLQGLFEGMTRIEAMGYGKLQELGAPKPTKIFTAGGGSQNPTWTAMRETQLPCPVLASPNPDAAYGSALLAQRGNLNDW; encoded by the coding sequence ATGACATATTTTCTGGGCATTGATTTTGGCACCTCCGGCGCGCGGGCGATCGCCATTGATGCAGATCAAAAGATTAGCCAAACTATTGCCTTGCCTCTTGAAAAGCAGAACCCCGTAGCTTGGCAGAAAACGTTATTTCAGCTCCTCCAATCACTTAAAAAAGACGTTGCTCAAAATCTTGCGGCGATCGCCATTAATGGTACATCTAGCACTGTTTTGCTCTGTGATACGGATGGTCAACCAGTTTCTGAAGCCTTACTCTACAACGATAATCGGGGGCGATCGCAACTAGAAAAGTTATCAAAACTGGCTCCTCCCGAACACCTCGTCCAATCCGCAACATTGAGCTTGGCAAAATTATTGTGGTTCGACGAAAAAGTCTTTACAAAAACAGCTCAATATTTTCTCCATCAGGCAGATTGGCTTGGGGCGATTCTCCATGGAAGATGGGGTCTTAGTGATGAACATAATGCTCTCAAACTTGGCTTTGATGTCCAAAAACTCTGCTACCCAGGGTGGTTGGAAAATCATCCTCTTTTCCCGATGCTGCCAAGGGTTTTGACTCCCGGCGAAACTGTTGCTGAAATTTTGCCGGCGATCGCCACCCAATTCGATATAAATCCCCATTGCCAAATTTGTGTTGGAACAACCGATAGCATTGCCGCATTTATTGCGAGTGGTGCCAGCAAAGTAGGAGAAGCTGTGACCTCCCTTGGTTCAACGCTGGTTTTAAAGTTGCTCAGCGATCACCCAGTCAACGAAAAAGCTTCAGGAGTTTACAGTCACCGTTTCGGAAACCTTTGGCTAACAGGTGGTGCATCCAATACTGGGGGAGCTGTCCTAAAACATTTTTTTGAACAAGATGATCTAATTCGACTGAGTCGCGAGATTGATCCCAGCAGTTCAACAAATTTGGAGTATTACCCCTTATTGAAGCCTGGAGAACGTTTCCCGATTAATGATCCGCAATTAGAGCCCTGCTTAACGCCACGACCTCAGGGCGATCGCCAATTTTTGCAAGGATTGTTTGAAGGGATGACTCGTATTGAAGCAATGGGTTACGGCAAATTACAAGAATTAGGTGCTCCTAAACCAACCAAAATTTTCACGGCTGGAGGAGGTTCCCAAAATCCCACATGGACAGCAATGCGGGAAACCCAGTTACCTTGTCCGGTTCTTGCCTCTCCCAATCCTGATGCGGCTTATGGCTCTGCTCTACTGGCCCAGCGCGGTAATTTAAACGATTGGTGA
- a CDS encoding PHP domain-containing protein, which produces MTFTLSTATAAQDVQALKGAWRKITPTSCPLHYNFHMHSVFSDGQLTPKEIVDQAIAIGLSGFAITDHHTVKGFFSAQAYLAEQNENSDRSLPKLWTGIEINGVLGETKVHILGYGFDPTHSALKYYRQREIQRGERANAEVIVKAIHQAGGLAVLAHPARYRRPAPELIPTAAALGFDGIEAYYAYDNPDPWHTSVKHTATMKAIGEKYELWLTCGTDTHGRSLRQRI; this is translated from the coding sequence ATGACTTTCACTTTATCTACAGCCACTGCGGCTCAAGATGTCCAAGCTTTAAAAGGTGCTTGGCGCAAGATTACCCCGACGAGTTGCCCTCTCCACTACAACTTCCACATGCACTCGGTGTTTTCGGATGGTCAGCTTACCCCTAAAGAAATTGTGGATCAGGCGATCGCCATCGGATTATCCGGCTTTGCAATTACCGATCACCATACTGTTAAAGGCTTTTTTTCTGCCCAAGCCTACTTAGCTGAACAGAATGAGAATTCAGATCGATCCCTCCCAAAACTCTGGACGGGTATCGAGATTAATGGTGTTTTAGGTGAGACGAAGGTACATATTCTGGGTTATGGCTTCGATCCGACTCACTCTGCACTAAAGTACTATCGCCAGCGAGAAATTCAGCGAGGGGAGCGAGCGAATGCAGAAGTTATTGTGAAGGCAATCCATCAAGCTGGTGGCTTAGCTGTTTTGGCTCACCCAGCCCGATATCGTCGTCCAGCGCCGGAACTGATCCCTACCGCTGCTGCACTCGGATTTGATGGGATCGAAGCATACTATGCCTATGACAATCCAGATCCTTGGCATACCAGCGTAAAACACACCGCGACAATGAAAGCTATCGGAGAAAAATACGAGCTCTGGCTGACTTGCGGGACCGATACCCACGGCCGGAGTTTACGTCAACGCATCTAA
- a CDS encoding RtcB family protein, whose product MTYQPLPMKTEKPIYSWAGHELASRELQMAKNVASLPFVFKHVSLMPDVHLGKGALVGSVLATKDAVIPAAVGVDIGCGMAAMQLPFKAEELDGKLKQIRRDIEAAIPVGFNQNKDVDKTVTNWQGWHSFKDLHKGVKKLEGKALKQMGTLGGGNHFIEVCLDENDNVWLMLHSGSRHIGNKLAQCHIGTAKELARLSETKLPDPDLAYFVKGTPEFDAYWRDLQWSQNYARFNRDVMMERFKKIVEKYLAGGKPSKPVLFVNCHHNYAEKETHFDEDVYVTRKGAVRARTNDYGIIPGSMGAKSFIVKGKGNLMSYCSCSHGAGRLMSRTKAKKQFTVDDLVEQTKGVECRKDHGVIDEIPGAYKPIEEVMHQQEDLVEVVAVLKQVLCVKG is encoded by the coding sequence ATGACATATCAACCCCTTCCGATGAAAACAGAAAAGCCTATCTACTCTTGGGCAGGCCACGAGTTAGCCTCTCGCGAGCTCCAGATGGCAAAAAATGTCGCCTCTCTTCCCTTCGTCTTCAAGCATGTTTCCCTAATGCCAGACGTTCATTTGGGTAAAGGTGCATTAGTCGGTTCTGTACTCGCTACGAAAGATGCTGTTATTCCCGCCGCTGTTGGTGTGGATATTGGCTGTGGCATGGCAGCAATGCAGTTACCTTTCAAAGCAGAGGAACTCGACGGCAAACTAAAACAAATTCGTCGCGATATCGAAGCGGCTATCCCTGTCGGCTTTAACCAAAACAAAGATGTCGATAAAACCGTAACCAACTGGCAAGGTTGGCATAGTTTCAAAGATCTCCACAAGGGCGTGAAAAAACTGGAAGGGAAAGCCCTCAAACAAATGGGCACCCTCGGTGGTGGCAATCACTTTATTGAGGTTTGTCTGGACGAAAATGACAACGTTTGGCTAATGCTACATTCTGGCTCTCGTCATATCGGCAATAAATTAGCTCAATGTCATATCGGCACAGCCAAAGAATTAGCGCGACTCTCTGAAACGAAATTACCGGATCCTGATTTGGCATATTTCGTAAAAGGAACGCCAGAATTTGATGCCTATTGGCGCGATTTGCAATGGTCTCAAAATTACGCTCGCTTTAACCGCGACGTAATGATGGAGCGCTTTAAAAAGATTGTCGAAAAATATCTTGCTGGCGGCAAACCCAGTAAACCTGTTTTATTCGTCAACTGCCACCACAACTACGCCGAGAAAGAAACTCATTTCGACGAAGATGTTTATGTCACTCGTAAAGGTGCAGTACGTGCTCGAACGAATGATTACGGCATTATTCCCGGTTCGATGGGTGCAAAGTCTTTCATTGTGAAAGGGAAAGGTAATTTGATGAGTTATTGTTCCTGTTCCCACGGTGCGGGCCGCTTAATGTCTCGTACCAAGGCGAAAAAGCAGTTTACCGTCGATGATCTCGTCGAACAAACGAAAGGAGTGGAATGCCGAAAAGATCATGGCGTCATCGATGAAATCCCTGGTGCATATAAGCCCATTGAGGAAGTCATGCACCAACAGGAAGATCTCGTCGAAGTTGTTGCGGTTCTAAAGCAAGTACTCTGCGTTAAAGGTTAA
- the rpsN gene encoding 30S ribosomal protein S14: protein MAKKSMIERDKKRARTVAKYAAKRAALKEAFKTTEDPLQKLEIHRKIQNLPRDSSPTRMRNRCKVTGRPRSYYRDFGLCRNVLRDWAHQGLLPGVVKSSW from the coding sequence ATGGCAAAGAAATCGATGATTGAGCGCGATAAGAAACGTGCTCGCACAGTCGCCAAATATGCTGCAAAGCGTGCGGCTCTCAAAGAAGCTTTCAAGACTACTGAAGATCCCCTCCAGAAGCTCGAAATTCACCGCAAGATTCAAAACCTTCCCCGCGATAGCTCTCCTACTCGGATGCGCAACCGTTGCAAAGTAACAGGCCGTCCCAGAAGCTACTATCGTGATTTTGGTCTCTGCCGTAACGTCCTCCGTGACTGGGCACACCAAGGTTTACTTCCTGGCGTTGTAAAGTCCAGCTGGTAA
- a CDS encoding CHAT domain-containing protein has protein sequence MLKSLNKLLLTSSLAITLGFSAVMPSTAQTLDEKIVKMEQGLEKEFETYFDSDLATTNQLPEEMAKTLARMGEATNTTPAVLWAMPREDHLHLVLITPNGEPIARNLYDLPKTKVREIANQFTRSITNPRRPFNQRIAKELHQALIEPFELEFLQPTGIDTLLVCMGDGLRSLPLAALHDGDHFLIEKYAVTRIPAFNLINHEYSDIQRGGILAMGASEFEELKPLPAVPIELETIVEQLRSIKPAKEEWHELSLLNQDFTQTDLQALLTHRAFDIVHLATHAEFMPGSSSQSYIQFHDRKLTLEEMPKFDWNQADVDLLVLSACRTAVGDSEAELGFAGLALQLGVDSAIASLWNVNDAGTLALMGDFYQELSVQNTKAEALRQAQLKMLRGKIQFEGDRLLLSRGSVVPIPDDLSSQIPPTKDLSHPYYWAAFSMISSPW, from the coding sequence ATGCTCAAATCACTCAACAAACTTCTTCTCACCAGTAGCTTGGCGATCACCCTAGGTTTCTCGGCAGTCATGCCTAGCACAGCGCAGACCCTCGACGAAAAAATTGTCAAGATGGAACAGGGCTTAGAAAAAGAATTTGAGACTTATTTTGACAGTGATCTGGCAACAACAAATCAGCTTCCAGAAGAGATGGCGAAAACCTTAGCGCGCATGGGAGAGGCAACGAATACGACGCCAGCAGTCCTATGGGCTATGCCCCGTGAAGATCATTTGCATCTCGTTTTAATCACCCCGAACGGTGAACCTATTGCCCGCAATCTCTACGATCTCCCCAAAACCAAGGTAAGAGAAATCGCGAATCAATTCACGCGCAGTATCACCAACCCTCGTCGCCCCTTTAATCAGCGTATTGCCAAAGAACTTCACCAAGCTTTAATCGAACCTTTTGAGCTAGAGTTTCTCCAACCCACAGGCATTGATACACTCCTAGTTTGTATGGGAGATGGCCTGAGGAGTCTTCCGCTCGCAGCACTCCATGATGGCGATCACTTTTTAATCGAGAAATACGCCGTCACCCGTATTCCCGCTTTTAATCTTATTAACCACGAATATAGTGATATTCAGCGTGGCGGCATTTTAGCGATGGGAGCCTCAGAATTTGAGGAGCTAAAGCCTTTGCCAGCAGTCCCAATCGAACTCGAAACGATTGTGGAACAATTGCGCTCGATTAAACCCGCTAAAGAAGAATGGCACGAACTGTCTCTCTTAAATCAAGACTTTACCCAAACCGATCTACAGGCTCTACTGACCCATCGCGCCTTTGATATTGTGCACCTCGCGACCCATGCAGAGTTTATGCCGGGCAGTTCCAGTCAATCTTATATTCAATTTCACGATCGAAAATTAACCCTCGAAGAGATGCCAAAATTCGACTGGAATCAGGCTGATGTTGATTTATTAGTACTCAGTGCTTGTCGTACGGCAGTGGGAGATAGTGAGGCTGAACTCGGTTTTGCAGGACTAGCGCTACAGCTAGGTGTAGATTCGGCGATCGCCAGTCTCTGGAATGTCAATGATGCGGGCACACTTGCCCTTATGGGAGATTTTTACCAAGAACTCTCTGTGCAAAATACAAAAGCGGAAGCCCTCCGCCAAGCTCAACTTAAAATGCTGCGCGGCAAAATTCAATTTGAAGGCGATCGCCTCCTCCTCTCACGAGGTAGCGTTGTGCCTATTCCCGATGACCTCAGTAGCCAAATCCCTCCAACCAAAGACCTCTCCCATCCTTACTACTGGGCTGCCTTTAGTATGATCAGTAGCCCTTGGTAA
- the cax gene encoding calcium/proton exchanger — protein MLNKNTLFLALLVFIPVSIAGEYLGWSPVTVFCTAALGIVPLAAFMGEATEEIAVVVGPNLGGLLNATFGNATELILAFIALKSGLVEVVKATITGSIISNLLLVMGFAMLLGGLKFKEQDFQPTAARLNASSMNLAVIAILIPTAVQYTSTGLPEGTLQKLSVAVAVVLIGVYGLTLLFSMKTHSYLYDVGVAEVEEGGETEEEAKEKVNLWFWVGILLVVTLAVAVESELLVGSLEEATETLGLSPLFTGVILLPIIGNAAEHATAVTVALKDKMDLSVSVAVGSSLQIALFVAPVLVISGWIIGQPMDLNFNPFELVAVAVAVLIANSISSDGNSNWLEGSLLLATYTVLGLAFFFHPAVAGLA, from the coding sequence ATGCTGAACAAAAACACCCTTTTTCTAGCACTGCTAGTCTTTATCCCGGTCTCCATTGCTGGAGAATATTTGGGATGGAGTCCCGTTACCGTTTTCTGTACTGCTGCGTTGGGTATTGTTCCCCTGGCAGCATTCATGGGAGAAGCCACAGAAGAAATTGCCGTGGTGGTTGGCCCAAACCTTGGTGGTCTCCTCAATGCCACCTTTGGTAACGCGACAGAATTAATTTTGGCGTTTATCGCCCTTAAATCAGGTCTTGTGGAAGTTGTAAAAGCGACGATCACTGGCTCAATTATCAGTAACCTTCTTCTTGTGATGGGTTTTGCCATGTTGCTTGGCGGCCTGAAGTTTAAGGAGCAAGACTTTCAACCCACTGCGGCACGCCTCAATGCATCTTCGATGAACCTTGCCGTTATTGCCATCTTGATTCCCACAGCAGTGCAATATACGTCTACTGGTCTTCCCGAGGGCACGTTGCAAAAACTTTCTGTTGCTGTTGCCGTTGTTTTGATTGGCGTTTATGGTTTGACGTTACTCTTTTCGATGAAAACTCATTCCTATCTCTATGATGTCGGTGTTGCAGAGGTCGAAGAGGGAGGCGAAACTGAAGAAGAAGCGAAGGAAAAAGTAAATCTTTGGTTTTGGGTCGGTATTTTATTAGTTGTTACCCTTGCTGTGGCTGTGGAGTCAGAATTATTGGTTGGCTCCCTTGAGGAAGCGACGGAAACGTTAGGCCTTAGCCCTCTTTTCACCGGTGTGATTTTGTTGCCAATTATTGGTAATGCTGCTGAGCACGCAACGGCGGTTACTGTGGCGCTGAAAGACAAGATGGATTTGTCTGTGTCTGTGGCTGTTGGATCGAGCTTACAGATTGCGCTATTTGTTGCACCTGTCCTCGTAATTTCTGGCTGGATAATTGGTCAGCCGATGGATCTCAACTTCAATCCTTTTGAACTTGTTGCTGTAGCTGTAGCTGTTTTAATTGCGAACTCGATCAGCTCAGATGGTAATTCGAATTGGCTTGAAGGAAGTTTGCTCCTCGCGACCTACACCGTGCTGGGCCTAGCATTCTTTTTCCATCCGGCAGTAGCTGGTTTGGCGTAA